The following are encoded in a window of Thermoproteota archaeon genomic DNA:
- a CDS encoding DUF427 domain-containing protein, translating into MKAIWNDTVIAESDDTVVVEGNHYFPAESIKKEYFIQSDMTTRCGWKGMANYYSVTINGKTNKDCAWYYAEPNDAAKKIKGRIAFWNGVQVIS; encoded by the coding sequence ATGAAAGCAATCTGGAATGATACTGTCATAGCAGAAAGCGATGATACTGTAGTAGTTGAAGGAAATCACTACTTTCCTGCAGAATCTATCAAGAAGGAGTATTTCATTCAAAGTGACATGACTACAAGATGTGGGTGGAAAGGAATGGCAAACTACTATTCTGTAACAATTAATGGAAAAACCAACAAAGACTGTGCATGGTACTATGCAGAACCTAATGATGCTGCTAAAAAAATTAAAGGCAGAATTGCATTTTGGAACGGCGTTCAAGTAATTTCTTGA
- a CDS encoding Lrp/AsnC family transcriptional regulator — protein METAYVLVKSSMAHEMEVMNAILRIDAVKEAQGTFGVYDIFVKIQANSSKEIEDVITKQIRRIPNVLSTTTLSVIPEQGGK, from the coding sequence ATGGAGACCGCATATGTTCTAGTAAAAAGTTCAATGGCTCATGAGATGGAAGTTATGAATGCAATTTTACGCATTGATGCTGTAAAAGAAGCACAAGGAACATTTGGAGTTTACGATATCTTTGTAAAGATTCAGGCCAACTCTTCAAAAGAGATTGAAGATGTTATAACAAAACAAATTCGTAGAATCCCAAATGTACTGTCTACTACAACCCTTTCTGTCATTCCTGAGCAAGGCGGAAAATAA
- the purF gene encoding amidophosphoribosyltransferase gives MPKVKENCGVIGIFSLEGVNVIPMAIDALRALQHRGQEAWGIAIPNKTPLKKLGLVSNSSSDFKKIAEEYSSPCVIGHVRYSTIGRSNLDNAQPLKVKDLCVAHNGTIANVQELSNMVGGCSFTPQNASDTLVAAQRLVSLISEKGKIGPALSILKNEMIGSYCFTFLSDDHSVYAARDPKGFRPMVLGHKEDSNTYIVASESSALSAIGARLERDVKPGELIKLSKDGIENEMFSNDNKRAHCSFEFTYFAHPSSNMEGANIYVARKNIGKFLAKKFPIKDADLVIPVPDSARPAALGFAQELGVPFDEGLLKDRYSKKGPLRSFIEPHQSDRIEINRWIIPIREIIEGKHVVVVDDSLVRGTSSKAIIKALRRAGAKKISMVITYPPIRFPCYAGIDFPSRDELATFVEGENVSEEKIIEKVRSDIGADFLGYNDAENLAEAVGIEKDSMCFTCSTGNYDSLGIQPEFKTRIEMKGE, from the coding sequence GCACTACGGGCATTACAGCATAGAGGACAAGAAGCCTGGGGCATTGCAATTCCAAATAAAACGCCACTCAAAAAATTAGGATTGGTATCAAACTCCTCCTCTGACTTTAAAAAAATTGCAGAAGAATATTCATCACCTTGTGTGATTGGCCATGTACGTTACTCTACAATTGGAAGAAGTAACTTGGATAATGCCCAGCCTCTAAAGGTAAAGGATCTCTGTGTTGCACATAATGGAACCATCGCAAATGTTCAAGAATTATCAAACATGGTTGGTGGCTGTTCTTTTACTCCTCAAAATGCAAGTGATACGCTTGTTGCTGCACAACGCCTAGTCTCATTAATCTCAGAAAAAGGAAAGATTGGTCCTGCCTTATCGATATTAAAAAATGAAATGATTGGCTCGTATTGTTTTACTTTTCTATCCGATGATCATTCAGTTTATGCAGCAAGAGATCCAAAGGGATTTCGACCAATGGTATTAGGCCATAAAGAAGACAGCAATACATACATTGTAGCATCTGAATCTTCAGCACTATCTGCAATTGGTGCAAGACTTGAGCGTGATGTTAAGCCTGGTGAATTAATCAAGCTTAGCAAAGATGGTATTGAAAATGAAATGTTTTCTAATGATAATAAAAGGGCTCACTGTTCTTTTGAATTTACATATTTCGCACATCCATCAAGCAACATGGAAGGCGCAAACATCTACGTTGCAAGAAAAAATATTGGTAAATTCCTTGCAAAAAAATTCCCTATAAAAGATGCAGACTTGGTCATTCCAGTTCCAGATTCTGCAAGGCCTGCTGCATTGGGCTTTGCACAAGAATTGGGAGTGCCTTTTGATGAAGGACTCTTAAAAGATCGTTACAGCAAAAAAGGTCCACTACGAAGTTTCATCGAACCTCACCAAAGCGACAGAATAGAAATTAATCGCTGGATTATTCCAATTCGTGAAATAATTGAGGGCAAACATGTTGTTGTAGTTGATGATAGTTTAGTTCGTGGTACTAGCTCAAAAGCCATTATCAAAGCATTAAGACGTGCAGGAGCTAAGAAAATAAGCATGGTGATTACGTATCCTCCAATTCGTTTCCCATGTTATGCAGGAATTGACTTTCCATCTAGAGATGAGCTTGCAACATTTGTTGAGGGAGAAAATGTCTCTGAAGAAAAAATCATTGAAAAAGTTCGTTCTGATATTGGTGCAGACTTTCTTGGGTACAATGATGCAGAAAACCTTGCAGAAGCAGTAGGTATTGAAAAGGATTCAATGTGTTTTACTTGTTCAACTGGTAATTATGACTCACTAGGTATACAACCAGAATTTAAAACTAGAATTGAGATGAAAGGTGAATAA